From one Lycium ferocissimum isolate CSIRO_LF1 chromosome 5, AGI_CSIRO_Lferr_CH_V1, whole genome shotgun sequence genomic stretch:
- the LOC132058512 gene encoding uncharacterized protein LOC132058512, translating to MTFEGNADGKWSEKKMEEDDSLRTVECLRGRLLAERVASRSAKEEADIIGNKLIELENKLREETKSRNKAEKKLIFLLKKLESKNISYNISDEISVTSTDKVQNSQDTECQESVGSTKSCYENVENNNCLEVIEKRSKYEENSVNLEKDASQMSTSSQDNNENSSAKDHSAKSSEFEFSKSDSTSLKSSVEEEEKNGGNQEDNSLALVPVDLPKTKQTIDPIVLDATVREVLDALRHAKEKIQTQMQRSQMIKSS from the exons ATGACCTTTGAAGGAAATGCAGATGGAAAATGGAG tgagaagaaaatggaagaagatgATAGTTTGAGAACTGTGGAATGTCTAAGAGGAAGATTGCTTGCTGAAAGAGTGGCTTCAAGAAGTGCAAAAGAAGAGGCAGATATTATAGGAAACAAG CTGATTGAACTGGAGAATAAGTTGAGAGAAGAGactaaatcaagaaacaaagcTGAGAAGAAGCTTATATTTCTATTAAAGAAGCTTGAATCCAAGAATATATCTTATAATATTTCAGATGAAATATCAGTAACATCTACAGATAAGGTTCAAAATTCACAAGACACTGAGTGTCAAGAATCTGTTGGGAGTACAAAATCTTGCtatgaaaatgttgaaaacAACAATTGTTTAGAGGTCATTGAGAAGAgatcaaaatatgaagaaaactCAGTCAATTTAGAGAAAGATGCTTCACAAATGAGTACTTCTAGCCAAGATAATAATGAGAATTCTTCAGCAAAAGACCATTCAGCAAAATCAAGTGAATTTGAATTCTCAAAGTCAGATTCCACTAG TTTGAAATCTTCAGTTGAGGAGGAagagaaaaatggaggaaatcAAGAGGACAATTCATTGGCATTAGTTCCTGTGGATCTTCCAAAGACAAAGCAAACTATTGATCCAATTGTTCTTGATGCTACAGTGAGAGAAGTTCTTGATGCACTGAGGCATGCTAAAGAGAAAATTCAGACTCAAATGCAGAGAAGCCAAATGATTAAATCTAGTTAA
- the LOC132057220 gene encoding probable protein phosphatase 2C 38, giving the protein MVKACWKPSVEGDGVVGKGGGHPRGKVDGLMWYKNLGVHVNGEFSMGTIQANNLMEDQSQLESGPLSCLESGPYGTFVGVYDGHGGPETSRFVNNTLFSNLKKIATEHQEISADVIKKAFLTTEEEFLSLVKQQWFEKPQLASVGTCCLAGVICNGLLYIANAGDSRVVLGRAEKAARGVTAIQLSMEHNANNESVRDELRSLHPEDSQIVLLKHKVWRVKGIIQVSRSIGDAYLKRAEFNQAPLLAKFRLPESFSKPILSAEPSIFIHRLTSKDQFLIFGSDGLWEHLSNQEAVDIVHSQPRNGIARRLIKAALRVAAKKREMRYSDLKKIERGVRRHFHDDISVVVVFLDPYSMNRSSSHGPILSIRGGGGSMPASPKR; this is encoded by the exons atggttaaaGCTTGTTGGAAACCTTCTGTTGAGGGGGATGGTGTTGTAGGGAAAGGGGGTGGACATCCTAGGGGTAAGGTTGATGGTTTAATGTGGTATAAGAATTTGGGGGTTCATGTAAATGGAGAATTTTCTATGGGAACAATACAAGCTAATAATTTGATGGAGGATCAGAGCCAGCTTGAATCAGGGCCATTAAGTTGTCTTGAATCAGGTCCTTATGGAACATTTGTTGGTGTCTATGATGGACATGGAGGACCAGAGACGTCCCGTTTCGTGAACAACACTTTGTTCTCCAATCTTAAGA AAATTGCAACAGAGCATCAAGAAATATCTGCAGATGTCATAAAAAAAGCTTTCTTGACAACGGAAGAAGAGTTTTTGTCTCTTGTGAAGCAACAATGGTTTGAGAAGCCACAACTTGCATCAGTGGGAACTTGCTGTTTAGCGGGTGTAATATGCAATGGACTACTATATATTGCCAATGCCGGAGATTCACGTGTGGTATTAGGTCGAGCAGAAAAGGCTGCAAGAGGCGTGACAGCTATTCAATTGTCAATGGAGCACAATGCTAATAACGAGTCTGTGAGAGATGAGCTTAGATCGTTGCATCCCGAGGATTCACAGATTGTGCTTCTCAAACACAAAGTTTGGCGTGTGAAGGGTATCATACAG GTTTCAAGGTCTATTGGTGATGCCTATCTTAAGAGGGCAGAGTTCAATCAGGCGCCGCTGTTGGCAAAGTTTAGATTGCCCGAATCCTTCTCCAAGCCAATCCTCAGTGCGGAGCCATCAATTTTCATACACAGATTGACTTCCAAAGATCAGTTCCTCATATTTGGTTCAGATGGTCTCTGGGAACATCTTAGCAACCAGGAAGCAGTTGATATAGTCCACAGTCAACCCCGAAAT GGGATCGCAAGGAGACTAATCAAAGCTGCTCTTCGGGTAGCAgctaagaaaagagaaatgcgATATTCAGACCTGAAGAAGATTGAACGAGGTGTGAGGAGGCATTTCCATGATGATATCTCGGTTGTGGTTGTGTTTCTTGATCCTTATTCCATGAATAGAAGCTCGTCTCACGGTCCAATACTTTCCATTAGAGGAGGAGGTGGTAGTATGCCCGCCTCTCCCAAACGATAG